In Primulina eburnea isolate SZY01 chromosome 5, ASM2296580v1, whole genome shotgun sequence, a single window of DNA contains:
- the LOC140831452 gene encoding uncharacterized protein: MVSEQIFLVLNIYNRYSTFSKVPMFSKEYFDDWKIHMQAHLAVQDDDIWFVIKDGPLKILKPNTAIDVTEGAPQMVEKHRIKWTGEDKKKSNVDNVAKDILYKTLDKNTFRKIKMCSTAKEICEKFIQICERNEQTKENKLSVAMQKFENLKMRVGETLNEFDEHLSCLVNELAALGKEYGNREIALKVMRA, from the coding sequence atggtatcagagcagatttttcttgttctGAATATTTACAATAGATATAGCACATTCAGCAAAGTACCCATGTTTTCAAAAGAAtatttcgatgactggaagatccatatgcaagctcatcttgcagttCAAGACGATGACATATGGTTTGTCATCAAAGATGGTCCACTGAAGATTTTAAAGCCTAACACTGCTATTGATGTTACTGAGGGAGCACCTCAAATGGTTGAGAAGCACAGAATTAAATGGACTGGCGAGGATAAAAAGAAATCAAATGTAGACAATGTTGCGAAGGACATTCTCTACAAAACGCTTGATAAGAACACCTTTAGGAAGATcaagatgtgttctactgcaaaagaGATTTGTGAAAAATTCATCCAAATCTGTGAAAGAAATGAACAGACAAAGGAGAATAagctgtctgtagcaatgcagaaatttGAAAATCTCAAAATGAGAGTTGGAGAAACTCTGAATGAATTTGATGAACATTTGAGCTGCTTAGTCAATGAGCTAGCAGCTCTGGGGAAAGAATAtggcaacagagaaatagcacTCAAAGTTATGAGAGCTTAA